The nucleotide sequence AAGATTACATCCGCTTGTGGGTAACGTGACCATTGCGAGTGCAGCCAAAAGCCACAACTGCTTGGTTCGTTTCTTCAACAACTTCATCTGATTGTCTCCAGGTGCTGCGAAGACGTCTGTGAGTGAAATGATGAGTCTGATCTCACAGGAAGTCAGTCCAACTACAACTGTTAGGGACGAACAACGTCATGTCCGTCATCACCTATATCGTTCCGGCAATCGCGCAAACTTGTGAAAATATTCGGGTTTTGCGGAATCAGATGGGGAATCAGATTGCAGAGGTGGTAAGGAAGGTAGGATGGGAGAGAGCCAGTTTCGTCGTCGAGTGATCGCGGGAAACACGTTTCGCAAGCGTATTTACAGCCCGAAGCATCTTTGGCTGTGAAAAGAAAACCGCGATGACTGGCTTCTCGAATTATTCGAGATCATCTGAAAGAAATGGGAGACCGGTTTCGCTATCGACCCCAACCAGCTCTCCACTGCCGTCATCATCACTGGCAGGAATCTCCAGCGACTCCAGAATTTCGCCCGTGTTCTCAGCACCGGTTTCCGGGCTTGGCCCTAAGTGAACGCGAAATCGAACATTCGCAAACGAGAGTTCGTCACCGGGCAAGAGAGCTCCGCGAGTGACTTTCTGGCCGTTGACTTTTGTTCCGTTGGTGCTGCCCAAGTCCCGGATGAAAAGCAATCCGTCAGTTTTAGCGACAGCACAATGCAGCTTTGAGACGCTGGCGTGCTCCAGAATCAGATCGCAGAGATCAGCTTTGCGCCCAACAATGGTCAGACTCCGATTGAGTGTAATCGGTGTTGAGCCATCAATCGGTATCAGCTGCGCAATCATTGATCGGGCCAAGAGGAAGGGAAAACGGTACCCGCTATCATGACATTCTGTGACGCATGGGAGCAATGTCAACTCCGTAACTTCTAGAAATCCTTATCGGTAGGGCAGTTGTATGAGTTCTTCCGGATCGCATTAGGGAGCGTATTTTGTCGAAGTCGCGCGGTCTGGGCTGAATTCGTCGAATCTAGTGTCGAATCGTTAAGCGTACTCCGCGTGATTGGACAGCATCGATTCCCTTTTCGTTGCGACTGATGCAAAGAGTTGGTCCAATCGACAGAACAACTCTCATTCCTCAGCACAGAAAAGCAGCACTATGGCGATGCCGCACCGAGTTGATCCAGGAACAGATGTTCAGCTGAAGGAAATCGAAGCAGATGGCAAGAAGCTGCACGACGACCGTGACGCAGCTGAGAAGGAATTCAAGAAGTATCGAAAGAAGATTGCCGAACTTCAGGCGCGACTTTACGCCGAAGAACGGCAGAAACTGCTGATCGTCTTTCAAGCAATGGATGCTGGCGGCAAAGACGGAACGACTCGGGCTGTCTTTGAGGGGGTCAATCCGCAGGGTGTGCGAGTCGTCTCTTTCAAGCAACCTTCTCACCGTGAACTGGCCCACGACTTTTTGTGGCGCATCCATTTTGCTGTCCCACCAAAGGGGATGATCCACGTCTTCAATCGGTCACAGTACGAAGATGTGCTTGTTGTCCGCGTGAGAGAACTGGCCCCGAAAGAAATCTGGGAGCCACGCTTTGAGCAGATCAATCAGTTCGAAAAATACCTCTCAGACACCGGCACGAGGATTCTCAAATTCTATTTGCACATCACGAAGGATGAGCAGAAGGAACGGTTCGAAGAACGAATCGACATTCCAGAGAAGAACTGGAAGTTCTCAAAACAAGATCTCGTCAAACGCGGAAACTGGGACCACTATCGGAACGCTTACGAAGACGTTCTCTCGAAGTGCTCAACCAAACATGCTCCGTGGTACATCATCCCAGCCAATCAAAACTGGTACCGCAACTGGGTCATTGCAAAGACGATTTGCCACACTCTCGAAGAAATGGACCCGCAATACCCGGAACCAGAGGATGGTCTCGATGACGTCGTCATTCACTAGAACATGTTGCTCTTTCCGGTGCACACCAAATCAGAAAATGCTCTCAACCACGATCGTGTTTTCTCTGACTCGATCCTTACATGAGTCACCGAAGCGGCATCCACCAACCGACGCGAGTGAAAAAAGAAAATCCTCGAGGCGATGCAAATCGCCTCGAGGATTTCATTGCGTTGAGAAGGCTCAAGCAGCTTTAAACTGCGTAACTCGTTTACTCTGAGCCTTCAGATTTCTGGTCTCGAATCTTCTGTTTCGGTGCGCCGCTGAGAATTGTGGCTCCCGGGTCAGTTGGTGGTTTGTCGAGAGCGAGGAAGGCAAACAGGTCAGCGAGTTCCTGCGGAGTGAGTTGCTTCTCGAGGTCCTCCGGCATCATGGAAACTTCGCTGACTTTGTAAGCTTCAATCTCCTCACGTGGAATGTTTTCGATTTTGCCACCCTGAATTTTCAGGACGACTCGCGTGTCACTCTCTTCGATGGGCAGGCCTGTCAAAACGCGTCCATCTTCAGTAGCCAGCAGTCGGGCTTGATACCCAGGACCGATGACGGCACTCGGATCGAAAACGTTCTGCAGAAGTTGCTCCCAGTTGTTGCGGCCGTTCCGCGTGATGTCGGGACCAACCTCTGCTCCTTCGCCGTAGATCTTATGACACTGTGCGCAGACCTTCTTGAAGACTGCAACACCCTGATGCGGATCGCCGGGCGTGCCGTTCAGAAAGTCTCGATGGAAGTTGATCACGTGTTGACGATCGGAACGTCTGTCTTCGCGAATTTGCCCGTAGACTCTGGCGATCGCTGCCTTCAATTCGTCGTCGTTGAACGAAGCAACTCGTTTCAGCTGATTGAGGTTGAGAAGTTCCTTCGCCAGTTGTTCCGCTTCGATTTGCTTGAGAAGAGCCAGCGACCATGATGACCGTTGCGTCAGCACTTCGATGACTCTCGGTTGAACATTCGGCTGCAAGTCGTCGTAGATTTCGATCAGCATCTCTGCAATCGCAGGATCATTGAGATCCCCTAATGAGGAAATCAATCCGGATCGGAACGAGTCACTCGCCGTTTTCGAAGTGAGCGAGTCACGGACCAGGGTCAGGATCTGTTGGTCTTTGGCAGTGATGAGTGTCTGCACGACTTTCAGACGAAACTGTTCATCGCGGGAGTTATGAAACTCTTGCCGCATCGCGACTTGAGCTTCGCTCATTCCCAACGCAGCCCCGAGGAACAGGTAGTCTTCAAAGAGTTCGTTCTCCCGTCCGGAGATCAGTACCTTGCGGATGATCGGTTCCGCAGATGCTCGAAATTCCGCCAGAAACTCTTCCTTCGGAGGATATTGCTGAATGCCGCGGGTCAGCTCTCCGATCACATTACGAGCGACTCGCGAATCGCGGCTGGCGACGGCGATCATCGCAGCTGCCTGTTCTCCTGTGAGTGCATATCGAGACATGGCCACGTTGACCAGTCGTCCCATCCAGACAGGAGGCTGACGATCTTCCTGAGATTGCACCGTCAGAAATCCACGGAGAACATCGGACATGGCACCTTCAGTATTCGACATGTCCAGAAGATTCTGCCAGACGACGTGAGTGATCAAGGGATCGTTTGCAGCTGCCTTTTGAACATGCATCAACTCGAC is from Thalassoglobus sp. JC818 and encodes:
- a CDS encoding FHA domain-containing protein, with amino-acid sequence MIAQLIPIDGSTPITLNRSLTIVGRKADLCDLILEHASVSKLHCAVAKTDGLLFIRDLGSTNGTKVNGQKVTRGALLPGDELSFANVRFRVHLGPSPETGAENTGEILESLEIPASDDDGSGELVGVDSETGLPFLSDDLE
- a CDS encoding polyphosphate kinase 2 family protein; this encodes MAMPHRVDPGTDVQLKEIEADGKKLHDDRDAAEKEFKKYRKKIAELQARLYAEERQKLLIVFQAMDAGGKDGTTRAVFEGVNPQGVRVVSFKQPSHRELAHDFLWRIHFAVPPKGMIHVFNRSQYEDVLVVRVRELAPKEIWEPRFEQINQFEKYLSDTGTRILKFYLHITKDEQKERFEERIDIPEKNWKFSKQDLVKRGNWDHYRNAYEDVLSKCSTKHAPWYIIPANQNWYRNWVIAKTICHTLEEMDPQYPEPEDGLDDVVIH